The Glutamicibacter mishrai DNA window TTGTTCAAGTGCCCAGCGTGCGGTGTCGTTCGCCGAAGCATCCAAATTGGCCTTGTAGGCATTTCCGGCTTCGGTGGCTTTGAAATCTACCTGCGCACCGCGCAAGTCGACTCCGTTCACGTGCTCCTCCAGCGTTTGCAGTGCCTTAACAGGATCTTGTCCCGGCGCCAAACGCATCGAAACCTTGAACCTGGTTTGCGGAATCAGGGTATTCGACGACTGATCAACGTTAGGGATATCCATTCCAATGACGCTCAACGCTGGTTTATTCCACAAGCGATCGGTGATTTTCCCGGTTCCCGCCAATTCGAAGGAATCCAGTACTCCGGAATCGTTGCGGAACTGGGCCTCGTCGAAGTCGACTTCGGCGGAATCGCTGGCAACTAGGCCCTTGACGGCGACAGAGCCATCCTCATTGTGGAATGTCGAAATGAGCTTTGCTGCAAGCAAAGGGGAATCCAGGACCGGGCCGCCGAACATTCCCGAATGGACTGCATGCTTCAGCGAGCGAACAGTGATTTCCGCGGCGCACATGCCGCGGAGCGAACTGGTGAGTGCCGGAGTGCCAACGGCCCAGTTGCTGGAATCAGCGACAACGATAACGTCTGCAGCAAGCTTGTCCTGATGCGCTTCAAGGAAGTTGCGGAATGACGGTGATCCCGCTTCCTCCTCCCCCTCGAAGAAGTAAGTCACGCCGACGCCGAAGTCCGAGACAAGGTCCAATACTGCGCGCAACGCGGCAAGGTGAACCATGATTCCAGCTTTGTCGTCTGCCGCGCCTCGGCCAAAGAGCCGGTCGCCGACCTGTGTTGCCTCGAAAACCGGGGTGTTCCAATCCTCGGCATTGCCCGGAGGCTGTACATCGTGGTGTGCATACAGGAGTACGGTCGGCTTGCCAGGTGCTGCCTTGCGGCGGGCTACGACCGCGGGCGCGCCCATCGCGCCGTTTTCTGCTGGTTCGCGCAGGATTTCAACGCTTTCCATACCCGCATTCTTAGCCAGTTCAGCTACAGCTTCAGCTGACTTCTCCAGATTCTGCGGGTCGAAGGATTCCCAAGCGATGCTTGGAATGGCGACTAAGGCCTTGAGTTCTTCGAGGATCTGCTCGAAGTTCGCATTGATATGGCCCTTGAGTGCTGAAATATCGACGCCATTCTTAGCGGCGTCGAAGAGTGAATTTGTGCTCATGGTTTCAGCCTAGCAATTCATTGCGTATCGAATGTCACGCGACAAGCTAATTCCGGCTAGGATAGAGGGGTGTTTGGACGTAAGAAGGATGAACCTCAATCCCCCGTAAATGTACAGCCCGTAGAGCAGGCATCGGAATCACCCGATGGTCGCAAATCGGGGCCAACGCCCAAGCGCAGTGCGCAGCAGGCGAACCGTCAGCGACCTCTGGTTCCTACGGATCGGAAGGCAGCCAAGGAGGCCGAGCGGCAGCAGCGTATTGAAGCTCAGAATCGCTTGCGCATTGCCAATGAAACCGGTGACGAACGCTACCTGATGCCACGCGATAAGGGTGAGCAGAAGCGCTACACCCGCAATTTCATCGATGCTCGTTGGATGTTCGGCGAGTTCATGATGTTCATCATCCTGGCCTTCCTCGTGGTCTCGCTGGTCTTCCAGAAGAACCTGCAGGTTCAGATGTTTGTCCAGCTGGCCTTGTGGGTCGTGATTGCCTTGATCATCCTCGAAGCCATCTTTACTTCGATCGTGTTGAAGCGTCGCTTGGTGGCCAAGTTCGGTCATATGGAGCGTGGTGTTCGCATGTACGCGGCGATGCGTGGCATGCAGTTCCGCAAGCTGCGCTTGCCAAAGCCGCAGGTTGCACGTGGAGCAAAGATCGACTAATTTTCCATAGTTGGTTGAAGGAGCAAACCCTGATGGGTTTGCTCCTTTTTCTTATGCCAGTGAACTATCCGGAACAAAAGTCAAAGCTTGTAGAGGCGATTACAACGTTTTTTGTGTGAACGGTTCAAGGGTTTCGGAAAGACTGATTGGCGAGAGCTCTCCCCACGGCCAGCCAGTTCCACTCGGGGTTGTTGACGGTTCTACAAGGCCGGACCATGATCCGAATGGATTTTTTCGTGTGGACGTAAACGAAAGGTGGGGCTGGGGAACCTTGGAGTCCCCCAGCCTCACCATAAAGAGGGTACGCAGTGAGCGTGAGCCACTCGTTTAGAGCATGCGTTCCAAGCCCTTATTGATGGAGCGCGCCCAGAACGGGCCTTCGTACAAGAAAGCGGTGTATCCCTGAACGAGATCTGCACCTGCGTCCAAGCGATCCTTGACGTCTTGCGCATTCTCCACGCCGCCCACAGCGATCAGCGCCATTTCTGCGGGAACAAGAGAGCGCAACTGACGCAGTACAGCCAGGGAACGCTCTTTCAATGGCGCGCCGGACAATCCGCCAGCACCAATTTCCTCGACCTTGGCCGAGTCGCTAGTCAACCCATCGCGGGCGATGGTGGTGTTGGTTGCGATGATCCCGTCGAGCTCAAGCTCGATGGCCAGCTGCGCAACGTCGGCGACGTCCTCATCGCTGAGATCCGGTGCGATCTTGACCAGCAAAGGAATATGGCGACCTGAAACCTTATCCGCAAGCTGGCCGACTTCAGTCAGCAGCGGCCGCAAGGATTCAACGCTTTGCAGCAGCCGAAGACCAGGGGTATTCGGGCTGGATACATTGACCACCAGGTAATCAGCGTGGATAGCCAGTTGGCGCGTGGAAGTCAGGTAGTCCCCCACAGCGTCCTCTAGCTCCACCACCTTGGTCTTGCCGATGTTCACGCCGATCACGGGTCGAGTCTGCGAGTAGTCGCCCTTCAACTGCTGTCGAGCATTGGCAACGCGTGCGGCGACGCGCTCGGCGCCTTCGTTGTTGAAGCCCATGCGATTAATGACTGCACGATCTTCAACGAGACGGAAAAGGCGAGGCTGAGGGTTACCCGGCTGTGCTTGCCCGGTGACGGTGCCGATTTCAACATGGCCAAAACCAATGTCGCTGAGCGCGACAATTCCGGTAGCGCCCTTGTCGAAACCTGCTGCCAAGCCAAAGGGCGATGGGAACTCAATGCCCATGACCGTGCGCTTCAGCTTTGGAGAAGGTGCGAAAAACTTGCGGACCACTTTAGTCAGGCCCGCACGTTGCGCAACCTTGATGGCGTTAAAGGCAAAATGATGAGCCTGTTCAGGATCCATTTTGGTGAATACGTGCTTGAAGACCAATGGGTATATGCGCATGACTTCATTTTCCCGTGAAGGACCCAGAACAGACAACTTGAGATAGGTAGTATTCAACATATGAAGGAGCAGATCATTCTGGGAAGCGACTCGTGGCCTGACTATCTGACTACAACGCCGGCCGGTGAATGGACGCAAGATCTTCTGGGGCCGGGCTTCGAACAGCAAACTTTGGACTTCGGGATGGACGACGAAGGGCCAGCAATCGCGACCCTGGTTCGCTACCGCCCTATAGGATTCCGGAAGAGGCTGGGACGCAAGGCCGAAGGCGTGGTGCTCAGTGTCCATGGGTGGAGCGACTACTTC harbors:
- a CDS encoding dipeptidase; the protein is MSTNSLFDAAKNGVDISALKGHINANFEQILEELKALVAIPSIAWESFDPQNLEKSAEAVAELAKNAGMESVEILREPAENGAMGAPAVVARRKAAPGKPTVLLYAHHDVQPPGNAEDWNTPVFEATQVGDRLFGRGAADDKAGIMVHLAALRAVLDLVSDFGVGVTYFFEGEEEAGSPSFRNFLEAHQDKLAADVIVVADSSNWAVGTPALTSSLRGMCAAEITVRSLKHAVHSGMFGGPVLDSPLLAAKLISTFHNEDGSVAVKGLVASDSAEVDFDEAQFRNDSGVLDSFELAGTGKITDRLWNKPALSVIGMDIPNVDQSSNTLIPQTRFKVSMRLAPGQDPVKALQTLEEHVNGVDLRGAQVDFKATEAGNAYKANLDASANDTARWALEQAWGVVPVNMGLGGSIPFIADLLEVFPQAQILVTGVEDPDSRAHSANESLHLGDFKHAIEAEALLLARINAEGL
- a CDS encoding DUF3043 domain-containing protein, encoding MFGRKKDEPQSPVNVQPVEQASESPDGRKSGPTPKRSAQQANRQRPLVPTDRKAAKEAERQQRIEAQNRLRIANETGDERYLMPRDKGEQKRYTRNFIDARWMFGEFMMFIILAFLVVSLVFQKNLQVQMFVQLALWVVIALIILEAIFTSIVLKRRLVAKFGHMERGVRMYAAMRGMQFRKLRLPKPQVARGAKID
- a CDS encoding quinone-dependent dihydroorotate dehydrogenase, yielding MRIYPLVFKHVFTKMDPEQAHHFAFNAIKVAQRAGLTKVVRKFFAPSPKLKRTVMGIEFPSPFGLAAGFDKGATGIVALSDIGFGHVEIGTVTGQAQPGNPQPRLFRLVEDRAVINRMGFNNEGAERVAARVANARQQLKGDYSQTRPVIGVNIGKTKVVELEDAVGDYLTSTRQLAIHADYLVVNVSSPNTPGLRLLQSVESLRPLLTEVGQLADKVSGRHIPLLVKIAPDLSDEDVADVAQLAIELELDGIIATNTTIARDGLTSDSAKVEEIGAGGLSGAPLKERSLAVLRQLRSLVPAEMALIAVGGVENAQDVKDRLDAGADLVQGYTAFLYEGPFWARSINKGLERML